The following are from one region of the Nicotiana tomentosiformis chromosome 7, ASM39032v3, whole genome shotgun sequence genome:
- the LOC104116026 gene encoding heavy metal-associated isoprenylated plant protein 47-like — protein sequence MWIIYTLALRRRSSINSIRMYMFFTAISKHFENHTPPPPPPDLFCKGNITTQKMKQKVVIKLSLNGNDQKYRSKAFKIAVSQPGVESAAMKGEEKNQLEVVGDEIDAVTLTNLLRKNLGQAQLVSVGPASTGGGENKDKAGSDTKPQASAAAVTQWQTPYYYTLPQYPVYQVRDSYDDQPVCSIM from the exons ATGTGGATCATATATACTTTGGCGCTTAGACGAAGGTCATCTATAAATAGTATCAGAatgtacatgttcttcactgcaATTTCCAAGCACTTCGAAAatcacaccccccccccccccccccccgatttATTTTGCAAAGGAAACATCACAACCCAGAAAATGAAG CAAAAGGTGGTTATCAAATTATCCTTAAATGGGAATGATCAGAAATACAGGTCCAAGGCATTCAAGATTGCTGTTTCTCAGCCAG GTGTGGAATCAGCAGCTATGAAAGGGGAAGAGAAAAATCAGTTAGAAGTGGTGGGAGATGAGATTGATGCGGTGACACTGACAAATTTGCTCAGAAAGAATTTGGGGCAGGCACAACTGGTAAGTGTTGGCCCTGCTTCTACTGGTGGTGGCGAAAATAAAGACAAAGCTGGTTCTGATACAAAGCCCCAAGCTTCTGCTGCGGCCGTGACACAGTGGCAAACTCCTTACTATTATACCCTGCCTCAATACCCTGTTTATCAAGTTAGAGATTCATACGATGATCAACCTGTCTGTTCTATTATGTAA
- the LOC138895455 gene encoding uncharacterized protein, with the protein MIEPKENFNQPQKPPQQVEESTNNLLNKLLLDNQQFRTDFRNLERQVGQLVSNQNTRPAGALSSDTEKNPQVNAITLRNGMELEETPKKKRDKPTPEGELIPKEIPEPKKYNASLEPVSAARPPPPFPKSQVQLNIPLVDVLREIPKYAKYIKDIVAHKRRLTEFETVALTEECTSRVQNKLPQKLKDPGSFTIPQVDLRAPRPTTVMLQLADRSIAYPEGVIEDVLLQIEIFILPVDFIILDYKADKNVPIILGRPLLATGNAIIKVREVKMIMKVENEEAVFNVYKAIQLSRHYEELSMISVVEVDEQLTDMVERFVEIFMDDFSVLLEKDIPFKFDDACLKAFEELKGRLVTAPIIIAPDWAQPFELMYDASDFAIRPILGQKREKIFHSIYYTSKTLNPAQMNYIVTEKELLAVVWAFDKFRSYLMGIKVIIYTDHSAIRYILVEVDYVSKWVEAIALPTNDAKVVQSIKLSTRLSLPITPNEWSSGSVKQRGEADSGENAGEKRLLQLNELDEFRLHTYENAKLYKEKTKRWHDKHIQHRKFEQGQEVLLFNSRLKLFPRKFKSRWAGPFEVVSVKPHGAVELQDTSSGGTFLVSENIVKYYWGGDIACHKTSMDLADA; encoded by the exons ATGATAGAGCCCAAAGAAAATTTtaatcaacctcagaagccaccccaacaagtAGAGGAGAGCACGAATAACTTGTTGAACAAGTTGTTGCTTGACAATCAACAattcaggaccgatttcagaaatcttgagaggcaagtTGGGCAGTTAGTATCAAATCAAAATACCAGGCCTGCGGGCGCTCTttccagtgatacagagaagaaccctcaagttaatgcaatCACACTCAGAAACGGGATGGAATTGGAAGAAACGCCAAAGAAAAAAAGAGATAAGCCTACACCTGAGGGGGAGTTGATTCCTAAGGAAATACCAGAGCCAAAGAAATATAATGCAAGTTTAGAGCCAGTGAGTGCTGCAAgaccaccaccacctttccccaaAAG CcaagttcaattaaatattccattggtggatgtactccgtgaaattccaaaatatgctaagtatatcaaagatatagtggctcacaagaggagatTGACTGAATTCGAGACAgtcgcacttactgaggagtgcacttcgagggtccaaaacaagcttcctcaaaagcttaaggaccctggcagcttcaccatccct CAAGTGGATCTGagagctccaagaccaaccactgtgatgttgcaactAGCGGATAGatccatagcctaccctgaaggagtgattgaagatgtgttgctgcaaattgaaatatttatcTTGCCAGTTGACTTCATTATACTAGATTATAAGGCTGATAAAAatgttccaatcatattgggacgacctctcttggctacagGTAATGCAATTATTAAAGTGAGAGAGGTAAAAATGATTATGAAGGTGGAAAATGAGGAAGCAGTTTTTAATGTCTACAAGGCGATCCAACTTTCTCGCcattatgaggagctctctatgatatctgttgtggaggtggatgagcaacttactgacatggttgaaagatttgtagaaattttcatggatgatttttctgt gcttcttgagaaagatatccctttcaagtttgatgatgcctgtctgaaagcatttgaggagctgaagggaagattggtgactgcaccaattatcattgcccCGGATTGGGCGcagccatttgagttgatgtaCGATGCGAGTGACTTCGCAATCAGACCTATTTTGGGGCAAAAGAGGGAGAAAATTTTTCATTCCATTTACTACACAAGCAAAACTCTGAATCCAGCCCAGATGAACTACAttgttactgaaaaagagttgcttgcagtggtgtgggcgtttgacaagtttaGATCTTATCTAATGGGAATCAAAGTTATCATCTACAccgatcattcagctatcag gtacatcttggtggaAGTCGACTATGtgtctaagtgggtagaggccattgctcttcctactaatgacgcaaaggtagtg CAAAGTATTAAGTTAAGCACAAGGTTATCACTGCCTATcaccccaaacgagtggtcaagtggaagtgtCAAACAAAGAGGTGAAGCGGATTCTGGAGAAAACG CCGGAGAGAAGAGGCTGCTACAGCTCaatgagcttgatgagtttcgattgcacacgtacgaaaatgccaaattgtataaagaaaagaccaagaggtggcatgataagcacatccaacatcgCAAGTTTGAGCaaggtcaagaagttctcttatTTAATTCGAGATTGAAGCTTTTCCCCAGAAAGTTTAAATCTCGATGGGCGGGTCcttttgaagtggttagtgtgaagcCTCATGGAGCAGTGGAATTGCAAGATACAAGTTCAGGTGGTACATTCTTAGTAAGTGAGAATATAGTAAAAtattattggggtggtgacattgcatgTCACAAGACTTCGATGGACTTGGCCGACGCTTGA